The genomic segment ACAGCAGCAATTGAAGCAGCTGATGCAATGACAAAAGCAGCTGAAGTAGCATTAGTAGGAACAGAGAAGATTGGATCCGGACTTGTAACAGTTATGGTACGCGGAGACGTAGGAGCTGTTAAGGCAGCAGTAGAAAGCGGAAGCGCGGCAGCATCCAGACTTGGCGAATTAGTTGCTACTCATGTAATTCCGAGACCTCATACAGACGTAGAGAAAATCCTTCCAAGCATCTGACCAGCAGATTGAGAAGTATAAAAAAGGAGTTCGCTCATGAGTAAATCATATGGATTTATAGAAATCACTGGTGTCGTTGCAGCAATCGATGCACTGGACATCATGTGCAAAACTGCAGACGTTGAGCTGGCGTCATGGGAACGTAAGCTGGGCGGACGACTGGTTACTATTATAGTTGAAGGCGATGTATCTGCCGTTACAGAAGCAGTAAATGCAGCAGCGACAGGTGCGATCAAGAAACCGGTAAGTTATGCAGTAATTGCACGTCCCCACGAAGAAATCGTCAGAATGGTGGAATTAAGTGCAAGTCGCTGGAAGAACAATCAGGGGGATGAATAATGGCTGAAGAGAAGAAACCGGAAGCAGATAAAAATGCCCCTAAAAAGGCAGCCGCTCCAAGAAGAACGAAAGCAAAAACTTCTTCAAAACCGGAAGTAAAAGCTCAGACGGCAGATACGGCGGCAGAAACAGCAAATAAAACAGAATCCCAGAAAGAACAGATAAAGGAAACAGTATCTCATAAGGAGGAAAAAGTTATGACACAGGAAGCATTAGGAATGGTAGAAACCAGAGGACTTACAGCAGCAATCGAAGCAGCAGACCAGATGTGCAAGGCTGCTAACGTAGCATTAGTAGGAACAGAGAAGATCGGATCCGGACTTGTAACAGTTATGGTACGCGGAGATGTAGGAGCTGTTAAATCAGCAGTAGAAAGCGGAAGCGCAGCAGCATCCAGACTTGGTGAATTAGTTGCTACACACGTAATCCCAAGACCACATACAGATGTAGAGAAAATCCTGCCTGTATTAAAATAGTAATCCATCGTAACTGTCCGGTATCTGCACAGCAGACTGCCGGATGGTTATAATCCGTCATATTTGACAGAAAGCAGGTGTATTCTTGGAATCTAATAATATTGAACTGATTACCAGAATGGTCATTCAGGCAATCAATCAGAATGAAAAAAAAGGCGATGGATTCATGGTTCCCATCGGGGTTTCCGCAAGACACATTCACCTGACACAGGAACATGTAGAAGCATTGTTCGGACCCGGATATCAGCTTACGAAGAAGAAAGAGCTGATGGGAGGTCAGTTTGCTTCTAATGAAACAGTTACCATTGTGGGACTGAAACTTCGTGCCATTGAGAATGTAAGAATCCTTGGACCGGTGCGTAAAGCTTCACAGGTTGAGGTATCTGCGACAGATGCCATTAAGCTTGGAATGAATGTTCCGGTTCGAGAATCCGGAGACGTTGCAGGAAGTGCACCAATCGCAATCGTAGGTCCAAAAGGAGCCGTTTATCTGAAAGAGGGATGTATCGTGGCAATGCGCCATATACATATGTCTCCGAAAGATGCACAGGCTGCAGGTGTGAAGGACGGCGATATCGTATCAGTAAAGGCAGATAATGAGAGAGGAACCATCTTCAATCAGGTCAAGATCCGTGTAGACGACAGCTTTACACTGGAAATGCATATTGATACAGATGAAGCAAATGCAGCAAAGATTGCTACAGGCACTACCGTAACAATAATTAAATAATATCGGGGGCCAAAGGTCAAAAAGCCGTTCGTGCCTGCACGATAAGGTTTTTGAACAGAAACCCTTAAGCGTTAATTGGGGGCAGAAGTATTTGCCCCCAATATTATTATCAGAAACAATTTGGAGGCTCATATGATCGTAGGCAAAGTTGTAGGAAGTGTGGTATCCACACGAAAGAGTGAGAAGCTGATTGGAAGTAAATTTATGATTATCGAGCCTGTGCATCATATGAAAGGCGACCTGAGCCAGCTGGTTGCGATCGATATGATCGGAGCCGGAGTTGGTGAATATGTATTGGTGGCACAGGGAAGCGCAGCAAGAATAGGCTGCGGCGTAGAAACAGCACCGGTAGATGCCGCAATTGTCGGTATTATTGATGACGGTGCAGGATTGGAGTAACGCCATGGAAATCAAAGAATTACAGGATATTATACAGCAGAATGGTGTGGTAGGTGCCGGCGGAGCCGGATTCCCTACTTATATGAAGCTTACAGACAAGGCTAATACCATTCTTATGAACTGTGCAGAGTGTGAACCATTACTGAAATTACACAGACAGTTATTGGAAAAACACGCATATGAAATTATGAAAACATTCCATATGATCCAGGAGACGGTTGGTGCTTCTGAAGCAATTATTGGAATTAAGAAGTCTTATGTACAGACAATTCATGCATTAAATCAGCATATTGAAGAATTTCCTGGCATGAGGCTGCATCTTCTGGACGAAGTTTATCCGATGGGAGATGAGGTTGTACTTATTTATGAGGCAACCGGAAGAGTAGTACGGCCGGGAGGACTGCCGATCGAGCAGGGAGTAGCTGTATTTAACGTTGAAACTGTATACAATGTATATCGTGCTGTGGAAGAGAAGCAGCCGGTTACAGACAAATATGTATCTGTTGTTGCAGAAGTAAGTGATCCTGTTACAGTGAGAGTTCCCCTGGGATGTACTCTGGAGGAAGTGGTAGCACAGGCAGGCAGCACAACAGTGAAGGATCCTGTCTATTTCGTAGGCGGCCCGATGATGGGGCGTATCGGAAATGGTTCAGATCCGGTGACAAAGACAACAAATGCGATTTTGGTCCTTCCAAAAGACCATCTTATTGTAGCGAAGAAGCAGCGGACTTCTTCCATAGATTTAAAACGTGCAGCATCTATCTGCTGCCAGTGCAATACCTGTACAGATTTATGTCCGAGACATAATCTGGGACATCCGATCGATCCGGCGAAATTTATGAGAGCTGCATCAAATAATGATTTCAGAGACCTGAATCCATATATAGATGCTTCCTTCTGCAGTTCCTGCGGTGTATGTGAGATGTACTCATGTCCGCAGAGTCTTGCACCGAGAAGTCTTCTCGCAGATATGAAGGGCGGTCTGAGAAAAGCAGGTATCCGTCCTCCGCAGGGTGTACAGCCGAAACCGGTACAGGAATCCAGAGAATACCGTAAGGTTCCGGAAGAACGTCTGATGGCGCGACTTGGTCTTACGAGATATGACAAGGATGCTCCTCTGAAAGAAGAACTTGTACAGGTTAAGAAAGTAAGGATATTATTGAGCCAGCACATCGGAGCACCTGCACAGGCAGTGGTCAAAGCCGGTGATGAGGTAACAAGAGGGCAGATGATCGCACAGCCGGCACAGGGCTTAAGCGTTGGTATTCATGCTTCTGTCAGCGGTAAAGTAACAGAAGTAACAGACCGTTACATTATTATTGCAGTAAAGTAGAAAGGACGTGCACAAAATGAGTAAAGCAATCGGAATGATTGAATTTAAAACCACATCTACAGGCGTTACTGCAGCAGATGCTATGGTAAAAACATCTGAGGTAGAGATCGTCGAGGCACAGACCGTATGTCCTGGTAAATATATTGCAATTATTACCGGTGACTTAAGTGCGGTAAAGGCCGCCGTTGATACGGCAGTAACTACATATGAGGATAAATGCATTGACAGCTTTGTGCTGGGCAATCCGCATGAATCCATTTTCCCGGCAATTTACGGAACTACTCAGGTAGAAGATATCAGTGCGCTGGGAATTCTTGAAACTTATGATGCAGCTTCCATTATCGAAGCAGCAGACCAGGCAGCTAAGACTGCGATCGTAGATCTGATAGAACTTCGTATTGCCAAAGGTATGTGCGGAAAATCATATATGATGATCACCGGTGAAGTTTCTGCGGTAGAGGCTTCCATTGACAGGGCAAAAGAACTTGTAGCTGCCAAGGGTATGTACCTGGATTCTTCCGTTATCGCACATCCTGACAGAAGAATGATCGACAGTATTTTATAATATCCGGGGTAAGAAGTTTCTGACCCTGACACTTATAAAAAATTTCTCGAAAAAAGGAGGCAAAGATATGCTTGCACTGGAGAGAAGAAATCTGATTCTCGAAAAATTACAGGCAGAAAAGCGAGTGGTGGTCAGCGAGCTGAGCCAGCTTTATGACGTCTCTGAAGAGACCATACGCCGTGATCTGGATAAACTTGAAAAGGAAGGACTTGCGATAAAAAGTTATGGCGGTGCTGTGATCAATGAGGATGTAAGCATTGATTTGCCTTTTAATGTACGTAAGAACCAGAATGTTACAGGAAAGCAGAAAATGGCTGAACTTGCAGCTTCCCTTGTGAAAGACGGAGATCATATTTTTCTGGATGCGAGTACTACGGCAGTTTTTGTGGCGAAAGCATTAAAGGAAAAAGAACGTCTTACCGTAATTACCAATTCCATGGAAATACTTCTGGAGTTAGCTGATGTATCCGGGTGGAACATTATCTCCACCGGAGGCGTAATGAAAGAAGGATATCTGGCTTTTCTTGGATCAAAGACAGACGAATCCATACGTTCTTATTATGTAGATAAGGTTATCTTTTCGTGTAAGGCGCTGGATCTGGAATGGGGGATTATGGAATCGCAGGAAGCTTTTGGCTCAACCAAGAGAGCGATGATCGGTTCCGGACGAAAGAGAATTCTGGTTGTTGACAGTTCTAAATTTGATCAGACAGCGTTTTCCGTAGCTGGAAGCATGAAAGAAGTAGATATTATAGTGACGGACAAAGAACCGACAGAACGTTGGAAGAAGCACTTTGAGAAATTTAATGTAAAATGCCTATATCCTGTCTGACAAAGAAAATAGGAGTATGATACAATGAATACTTTTGAGATGAAAACCGCGATCCATTTTGGGGATAACGCGTTAGACAGATTAAAAGAGATCCCGTATAAAAGGGTTCTCATTATAACAGATCCATTTGTGGTACAAAGTAAAATGATCAATCTGATCACGGCTCCTTTAAACAGTGCAGGTATTGAATACGATATTTTCCATGACGTTGTGCCGGATGCACCTGTGGACAAGATTGCAGAAGGGGTAAAGAAGTTCCTGGAATATCAGCCGGAAGCAGTTGTTGCAGTCGGTGGTGGTTCTGCGATTGATTCTTCCAAGGCAATCAGAGAATTTGCACTGAAGATCAACAATTACGGAAAAGTAGGTCTGATCGCAATTCCGACGACAAGTGGCACCGGATCAGAAGTTACTTCTTTTGCAGTAGTAAACGATACTGCAGCACATGTAAAATATCCGCTGATCTCAGAGAGCCTTACAGCAGATGAAGCAATTCTGGATGCAGAACTTGTAAGGAGTGTTCCGCCGGCCATCACAGCGGATACTGGTATGGACGTGTTTACACATGCGCTGGAATCATACGTAAGTACTGCACATAATGAATTCTCTTCTGCACTTGCGGAGAAAGCGATTGAAATTTGCGGGGTATTTCTGCTGAGAGCATATCTGGACGGCAGTGATATGCATGCGCGTAAAAAAATGCATGTAGCTTCCTGTCTGGCTGGTTTATCCTTTAATACAGCAGGTCTTGGAATCACTCACAGCATGGCTCATCAGCTGGGAGCAATGTTCCATATTCCGCATGGAAGGGCAAATGCTATGCTGCTTCCGCATATCGTAGAATTTAATTCTGATATCAATAAGCACAGTAAGAGCCAGAAAGAGTATCTTCCGGCTGTAAAGAGATACGCCAATGTTGCGCACATTCTCGGACTGAGCAATTATAATAAAGTAATGACGGTCCGTTCTCTGGTAAACTGGATTCAGTTTATGCAGAAAGAGATGAATATTCCGCTGACGATTCAGGAACTGGGAACAATTGCACCGGAAGAATATTTTGCAGCAATTGACAAGATGGCAGACGCAGCACTTGCAGATGCCTGCACAGTGAATAATCCGAGAGTTCCGACTAAAGAAGATATTATAAAGATTTATACGAAATTATGGTCATTCTGAAAATGAAGACAATAATTTCCGGCAGATGCTGACTGCTGCTGAAATCAGATACAGGAGATGGAGAAGAGATGAGTATTTATACAAAAAGAGGAGACAGAGGAATTACAGATATGGCTCATGCTGGTAATATTTCCAAGTCTGATGACCGTATCCGCCTTATGGGTGAGGCTGATGAACTGAATAGTCATATTGAACTTGTAAAAAGTATGCTCCGTCAGTCAGAAATACTTCAGCTTCTTGAACGTATTCAAAAGAATCTTGATCTGATCGCAGCGGGAGTCAGTAACCCATATGATCGTGACTGTAAAGTCAGTGAAAAGGAAACAGCAGTGTTGGAGGCGGAAACAGATAAACTGGAAGCACTGTGCGAAAAGCCTGTTCCGGAGAAGCTTACAGGAAAGAGCCGACTGGCTGCAGAGATAGATATTGCACGTACTGTTGCCAGAAGAACAGAGCGCTGCCTTGCACAGGTCAGCGTGAAGTTTGGCGCAGATACAGAGAGTAAGAGATTTCTTAACCGCCTTTCGGATTATCTGTATATTTTGGCGAGATATATAGAGTATTACTCTGATCTTTCAGTGGAACTGTCTGATGATCATGCGGGTGCATTGGCGAAAACGTCCGACAGTAATACAGATGTATTAAAAAAGACGACAGATATCAATGAAGCCGTCATCCAGGAGGTTCTTAAACGAATGGGAATTCAGAGCAGGATAACATTGGATACAGCGAAGAAACTGATCGAGAGACTGGAGCAGGAAGCTGTGCGCAGAGGGCAGCGTGCGGTAAT from the Blautia wexlerae DSM 19850 genome contains:
- a CDS encoding BMC domain-containing protein, which encodes MAQEALGMVETRGLTAAIEAADAMTKAAEVALVGTEKIGSGLVTVMVRGDVGAVKAAVESGSAAASRLGELVATHVIPRPHTDVEKILPSI
- a CDS encoding BMC domain-containing protein, giving the protein MSKSYGFIEITGVVAAIDALDIMCKTADVELASWERKLGGRLVTIIVEGDVSAVTEAVNAAATGAIKKPVSYAVIARPHEEIVRMVELSASRWKNNQGDE
- a CDS encoding BMC domain-containing protein, translating into MTQEALGMVETRGLTAAIEAADQMCKAANVALVGTEKIGSGLVTVMVRGDVGAVKSAVESGSAAASRLGELVATHVIPRPHTDVEKILPVLK
- a CDS encoding phosphate propanoyltransferase; its protein translation is MVIQAINQNEKKGDGFMVPIGVSARHIHLTQEHVEALFGPGYQLTKKKELMGGQFASNETVTIVGLKLRAIENVRILGPVRKASQVEVSATDAIKLGMNVPVRESGDVAGSAPIAIVGPKGAVYLKEGCIVAMRHIHMSPKDAQAAGVKDGDIVSVKADNERGTIFNQVKIRVDDSFTLEMHIDTDEANAAKIATGTTVTIIK
- a CDS encoding EutN/CcmL family microcompartment protein, with the protein product MIVGKVVGSVVSTRKSEKLIGSKFMIIEPVHHMKGDLSQLVAIDMIGAGVGEYVLVAQGSAARIGCGVETAPVDAAIVGIIDDGAGLE
- a CDS encoding 4Fe-4S dicluster domain-containing protein; amino-acid sequence: MEIKELQDIIQQNGVVGAGGAGFPTYMKLTDKANTILMNCAECEPLLKLHRQLLEKHAYEIMKTFHMIQETVGASEAIIGIKKSYVQTIHALNQHIEEFPGMRLHLLDEVYPMGDEVVLIYEATGRVVRPGGLPIEQGVAVFNVETVYNVYRAVEEKQPVTDKYVSVVAEVSDPVTVRVPLGCTLEEVVAQAGSTTVKDPVYFVGGPMMGRIGNGSDPVTKTTNAILVLPKDHLIVAKKQRTSSIDLKRAASICCQCNTCTDLCPRHNLGHPIDPAKFMRAASNNDFRDLNPYIDASFCSSCGVCEMYSCPQSLAPRSLLADMKGGLRKAGIRPPQGVQPKPVQESREYRKVPEERLMARLGLTRYDKDAPLKEELVQVKKVRILLSQHIGAPAQAVVKAGDEVTRGQMIAQPAQGLSVGIHASVSGKVTEVTDRYIIIAVK
- a CDS encoding BMC domain-containing protein, giving the protein MSKAIGMIEFKTTSTGVTAADAMVKTSEVEIVEAQTVCPGKYIAIITGDLSAVKAAVDTAVTTYEDKCIDSFVLGNPHESIFPAIYGTTQVEDISALGILETYDAASIIEAADQAAKTAIVDLIELRIAKGMCGKSYMMITGEVSAVEASIDRAKELVAAKGMYLDSSVIAHPDRRMIDSIL
- a CDS encoding DeoR/GlpR family DNA-binding transcription regulator → MLALERRNLILEKLQAEKRVVVSELSQLYDVSEETIRRDLDKLEKEGLAIKSYGGAVINEDVSIDLPFNVRKNQNVTGKQKMAELAASLVKDGDHIFLDASTTAVFVAKALKEKERLTVITNSMEILLELADVSGWNIISTGGVMKEGYLAFLGSKTDESIRSYYVDKVIFSCKALDLEWGIMESQEAFGSTKRAMIGSGRKRILVVDSSKFDQTAFSVAGSMKEVDIIVTDKEPTERWKKHFEKFNVKCLYPV
- a CDS encoding 1-propanol dehydrogenase PduQ, coding for MNTFEMKTAIHFGDNALDRLKEIPYKRVLIITDPFVVQSKMINLITAPLNSAGIEYDIFHDVVPDAPVDKIAEGVKKFLEYQPEAVVAVGGGSAIDSSKAIREFALKINNYGKVGLIAIPTTSGTGSEVTSFAVVNDTAAHVKYPLISESLTADEAILDAELVRSVPPAITADTGMDVFTHALESYVSTAHNEFSSALAEKAIEICGVFLLRAYLDGSDMHARKKMHVASCLAGLSFNTAGLGITHSMAHQLGAMFHIPHGRANAMLLPHIVEFNSDINKHSKSQKEYLPAVKRYANVAHILGLSNYNKVMTVRSLVNWIQFMQKEMNIPLTIQELGTIAPEEYFAAIDKMADAALADACTVNNPRVPTKEDIIKIYTKLWSF
- a CDS encoding cob(I)yrinic acid a,c-diamide adenosyltransferase, producing the protein MSIYTKRGDRGITDMAHAGNISKSDDRIRLMGEADELNSHIELVKSMLRQSEILQLLERIQKNLDLIAAGVSNPYDRDCKVSEKETAVLEAETDKLEALCEKPVPEKLTGKSRLAAEIDIARTVARRTERCLAQVSVKFGADTESKRFLNRLSDYLYILARYIEYYSDLSVELSDDHAGALAKTSDSNTDVLKKTTDINEAVIQEVLKRMGIQSRITLDTAKKLIERLEQEAVRRGQRAVIAVCNPEGNPVAVHVMDGAFLVSFDVAMKKAYTAVAVKMSTMELSKIAQPGGTFYGVDKLDGGKIVIFGGGIPLKSGNTIIGGLGISGGTGEEDHSLAEYGQSVLNEIL